AAGGaagaaaaaatttcatgaaccaataattaaaaacttgttATAAAAAGTGATGTAAACAATGAAATGTAAAAGAGCCTATATGTTATCAATATTAAATACCCCTTGATTTcagtttatttgttaattataagtAAAAGAGGTTGAATATGCGCTAATGATTATCCCAAattgcattgaaaaaataaaatcatctcaAATTTTGAGTCTTGAttcgtgttttatttttttctagtaatgactaatattatattatgttatatATTATAAGCGAAGAAATTGGGTATTCACTATAGAATCCATTATGCgctctttttttcattgttttttatcattgaaaaaattacataatacaTGGTCAttgaactttatttctttttaattacatccACCAATATTACATTGGCAAGTTTTATGTTTTaggaattaattaaaacttgattttacaaaatattattttatgttatagttaaaaaattaaaacaatgagcactaaaataaatataaaaaatccctTTTAGTTTAACACTTAAAGTTTTAGTGTACTAAAATTTGGTCccttttttttaggattttaagttttgattctaaacttcattttcttcagGTTTTAGTTCCTAGATGTTAAGATAGGAAAGATAAAGCATTTAGTCAGCCCCAATTTGGCTATAATAAATGTTAATCTTGGTGTCAATGAATTGTTGGTGTGAATGAGCTAATCTTAAAGAGAAGATTGTGTgcaactttcttcttttttttcttatttatgagACCATTATGCTGCCTCTAATGACATTCAATAATTACTAAatgtaaaagacaaaaaaacccTCAAGTCAAAGGCAAAGCTTTTTAAATTCCAAGGGTAATGAAGTAACTTAactgttttaaaattaagtcaAAGAATAAAAAGCTCATTGAGCAAAGTTTAATGTTTTCTGCTTTTAagagtaataaaataattatatattgaaaaaaaaaattaaaaagatttcaacACTGAACATGCCCACGCTGGCCTGATCAAAGCTGAAGATGCCAATGATGCGACACACTGCCTTTAGCAAAAACAAGGCCTACTGTGAGGGGGGCGACCAATGTTCATTATTGTATTGAGTGATGggtcttataaaaaaaaaaaacccttcttgTTCTTAAAACAAAGTTATATGACTTTGTAAAATAGaagtaaaatagtaattttgCTATGAAAATTTAGTGTGAAATGTACTTCCATGCCATAATATGAGCCCTTATAATAATATACTAGTTAGGTGACCCATGATACGCAAAAGgccaactttttatatatataaaatatcaaaaaaatctaaaacccaAGAGCATTGGGTCTATCTAAAAAGAAAGCCCCAAGAGCTTAGGGCCTGGTGTTGCAACCAGACCTAGGGCAATTGGGCACGGAGTTGCAGCCAGATCCAATATTCTTAGATATGACATTGCAGCCAGATCTAAGCTTGGTTCTAGACGCATGACCCAAGTGTATTGGGCTAGACAGGGCCATAAGACCCAAGGGACTTGGGTTTGCGCTCCTATCACTCCCAAACAACTTGGGTAAGGTGCCCCTTTCTAGCACCAAGTTTCTTGGATTTGGAAGGGGATGTTAGatccaagttaataataataataataataataataataaatttgtatgagccaagatttttatagtttttaatccattcaaataaaatttattgtttttttttaatagtaataatatttttttttcaaatttattaatgatgatgatgatgatatttccTCTTTACtgtgtgaaaaataaataaataagaaaaaaaaaattacagtatTGGATCCTGTTAGAGGCATACCCAACGTTGTTTAATGGGTCATGCTAACTGCAAGACCCAATGCCATAAGGTCCTACTGGCACCAAGACCTAACGTTATTGGATCCTAGTAATAGCAGGaccaaccataattttttaattacaaacaaCAAGGACAACGGGGCCCCCACCCCCAcgctataatatttataatataaataataatatttttaatattaataataatattaaacttacatatGTTTAAGTGGGTCTGTCTGCAATACCAAGCCCAAGAGCTTTAGGACCATCTTAAATGCCAGATCCAGGAGCTGTGGATCTAGCTGCAATGCCGAACCAATTAGAATTAAGTCAGGATGTTGTACCCATTTGCCTTGGGTCCAAACCCCTTACCCAAGTGTCTTGGGCAAGGCAGTGATGCAAGACCTAAGAGACTTAAGTATGCACTTTTACCACTCCCAAGCAACTTGGGTCAGGTATATTTTTACAACCCCAAGTTTCTTAGGTCTAGAAGAGGATGTCAAacccaagttaataataatagtagtagtaatagtaataacaacaattgattttacccttaaaatcaaatctatgtttttttccgataataataacatttattgttaatttaatgatattaataaatttaataatatttctaatattaataataatatttaacttatttgtttaagttcttatatttttttaaaaatatatggtttttctttaatggtaacaaatttttttttttcaatttactaatgataacaataaataataatattaataataataattcttcattttacccttcaaatcaaatctattattgttttttcaatattaataatattttttttcaaatttattaattgttaatactttcataaaaataaaaataataatatttataatgcaaataataatattaaacttacccATGTGTAAGTGAGTCTGCTTGCAACAACAGACCCAAGAGATTTGAGTTCATTTTAAATGTTAGGCCCAAGAGCTCTAGATCTGGTTACACGCTGGACCCATTAGACGTGGGTCAGGACACCGAACCTATAGGCCTTGGGTCCGGACGCCTGACCTAAGTGTCTTTTGCCAGGTGGTGCTGTAAGACCCAAAGGACTTGGGTTTGCATTCCTACCACTCCCAAGCAACTTGGATTAGATGAACCTTTCTAGCCGTAAGTTTCTTGATTCTCGAAGGGGATGCCAGActcaaatcaataataataattgtttttaccctttaaatcaaaatttatgtttttttcaatagtaatgatatttattgtaaatttaataatatttaacttgtttgcccaagttcttatattttttaatcttttttttaatatatggtttttctttaatggtaatatttttttttttcaatttactaataataataattctcatGTGGTTGCTGGCCAAGTCCATAGGAGTCCTGGACTTGGCAGGCAACCAAGTCCAGTGTACGTGGACTTGCTGCAAATCCCCGACGTAGGTCAGAAGAGAACCGGTGGGCGGGTTTCCACCCAACACGTGTGTCAACAGACTCTAGGCATATGGTTCTGCAACCCTTTCGCGCTGGTTTGTACCCACCGCCTAGGTATTCAACCCTTGCATGCAAGTTTGCAGCCACACGCACAGGCTTGCATACCCCCTCCCTCTGTATGCAACCAGGCGCGTAGGTCAGTCCCTATCACCTAGGCTGGGCAAACCTAGCGCTGGTGTCTGTAACCCTAACACTAGGTATGATCTGTAcacaagtttttatatttttcaatctaaaataaaaacatttagggtttttcttctatgaaaataataattttttttttaaaaagtactaatgataacaacaacaacaacaataataataattcttaattttaccctacaaatcaaatctatttttgcttttcaataatgataatattttctacaattttattaattattatatgaataatattaattataataaatataataaaaataacaatattttttatattaattataataaaaattataatatttatatcacaataataatattcttaatattaatacttttaattataataaagataataatattagaaaataaataataatattaaacttgttggccaaagattttatgataataattgttttttttttttttaaattattaaccaTTAATGAtaacaacaagaacaacaacaacaatatatatatataaactttttttctttatagggTTTGTAGACTTAGCCAAACAAGTCTCCAACCTCTAGGAACGTCTACAGAACCTAGGTGTAGGTCAAAATAGACCTAGGGGAACGGGTTTGCAGACCCTAGGCGCGTAGGTCTGCAAACCTGCTCGCCTGGAAGTGCAGCCTTCCCATGCTCCACCAAacaaatttactattttttgttGTGGGGTTTGCAGCCAAATATTTGAGATCTATAGCCTCACCATACcctacaaaataatataattcacaGTAAAATCATAGTTTATAATAATTCATGTTACagtataaaataatacaattctcaataaaaatacttacaattcataataattcatactacaataaaatattaattcctTCTGGTTATAGTTATTTGCGAAGCATATAATGAAGTATAAAAGTACTAAAGTGTCATTGCACAATAAGTGGTAGGCACAGTTTCGTTgcactataaaataaattaactagtcTATGCAAAAAGACAAACAGGTACAATAAATACTATTTGTTTCTTtcggatttttttcttttaaatactcAAGGACGTAaccctacataaaaaaaaatattaataacaatgtGTTTTCCTTGCATAATATACATAAAATGTTTTTCGTGTTTTGTTTCCCGATTTTtatcactaattttttttaagaaactgcATATCTAAATTCAATTaactttatttatagaaaaaaacctCTAAATTCTGATTATAAAGAGTATATTATTGATGTGCATATCAACCACAgctttcttaaatatttttttgttttctagaaaaaaagtataaaaaaattataataattattatttttcagaatatttctcacttaaaaagtattaaaataatacttttttattatttataaaaaatattattaaaaaaaaagatttaaaatcataaaaataataatttaaaataatctttatgtTGTGTGGCAACAACAAAACGCAACGCAAATTATTGGAGAGGAGGCCCATGATCACGTGAAAAGGGGCAACGGACTCTCAGTGTGTGTTTGTTTGAGAGATGAAGGTTAAGGTTTGGATGTGGAACTCACTAAAAAgactataaaaaacaagaaaaataagttttttatgatcgaattttatacataaataaattatacccAACCACAATCTcgaatataaaaactaaaacaaacacactatCACAGCATCAATCAGTTCTACAAGAGGCCCCCTCATGAACCCGTTTCCAAGGCACAACCACAGctgatttctttctttatttttatctccacaaaaggaagaagaagaatcttgCTTCTTTCATCCATAGGATTCAATGTCCTCCACCCACTCCGCCACTGAAGATCCCTTTTCAACTCCACCGCCGGCCAGTCGTGGTGAGATTCCTCATTCTCTATCCTTAATAATTATCTGTGCTCACGGTTTAAGTGATGAAACACTCTCAATATGTGCTGTACACCCACGTCTTGGGCTgttaaaaaactacaaattacATTAATAATGATTTCTTAGCGTAGTCTTACCTCATTATATATCCTCATTAATATATATCATCCATGGCTgcgttaattaataaaaactaattaatttattatcattttaaaaaaacagggGGAAATGGATACATAGCAACAACAAATTACATTTTCAGATTCACTTCACTCTTTGGCCCTCCGCAGCTTCACCGAGACAACCTCCAAAAAGCACTCGTTCTCTTCACTTTCTCCCCCTATTttcgaaacaaaaaaatattgctagATTCTAAAAGTGGTCCCTCGAATCATTATGGGATCTGAAAGGTTAATTGCACGTTTATTATTGTGTTCCAAATATAAGGTggacaaaatttattatttttttatatattttaatttgataatattaaaagtaattttttaaaaataaaaaatatatattattttaatatatttctaaataaaaaaaaactttataaaacaaCTATTACCATAATTTCTAACGCCCTTTAAATCCTTTCAATATCAatcattcaaattttattgtctCCACTTATTAATCTAATTatgatactaaaaaaaataaaaataaactatactTTGCTAGATCctagactatatatatatatatatatccactcttaaaaatataaaaaaccctggtttatcaatataaaaaaaccccaTATACGAGGGATCAGAGACCCAAGAAGAGCATCGCAGGAGAGTTTTATGGCACAGCAAATAAGTGACGCAGCAGAAAGGCAGAGCTTATGACCGTAGATCCAAGAccttttcaaaattttgcattGCCGTCGAGGGTTCTTAAGTTTTCGTTTTCGTTTTCGttttcatcaccatcatctcatttcaaaatctgttctttttaaaCAAATCACTAAAAGAGAACCCATTTTGCTTTTCCTTCCTGTTAAAGAAAGTTCCTTTCAACAATGGCTACTCATATTACGataccctttctttttttttttaagaagaagaatcgtttctttttggttttgtttgctttcccctctttctttctttctttttttttttttaactattttattgattgtcactttttttttaatgttttggagATTATATATATGGCGTGCATTACGTCGATTTTGGACTTAcattggtttttgtttctggGCTTGTCAGTGGAAGAACGCGATATTCAGAAGAAGTATTGGATGGATAACATTTCTGATTTGAGTGACAATGCAATGATGCGTGACTCGAAAGCATCTGAACTTGACAAGGAAGAAAGACCTGAGGTACACTTCTCTTTACTGCTTCAAAAAATgctcctttcctttttgtttttttatgtacatGGGAATGTTATATGAGTAACGAATTGTAAAATGATCGTTCAAGATCCCTGCTTCAGATGTTCTTTGACGCCAAAATTATGCTCTTTCATCTTGATTATGTAAATTTTAACAGAAAATTGTTCCTTTAGATATTCTTCTTCAAAATAcgttaaaatgatatttttagttcaTTGATGAATATGTATCTTCATTGTGAATTCTTCATGCTTTTAGATCATTGATTGCTGTTATGGTTTATATAGTTTTCTGAAACTTAACTAATTGGGGGTATGCACAGATACTTTCTCTGCTTCCACCTTATGAAGGAAAAACAGTTTTGGAACTCGGAGCTGGTATTGGCCGTTTCACCGGCGAATTAGCTCAGAAGGCTGGCCAAGTTGTGGCTTTGGACTTCATTGAGAGTGCAATAAAAAAGGTGACTGTGGCCCTCCATATGTATACACAGAAAGAGCTTTTTGTTTATCCCTGTTAAACTGGATGTATATAGTTATTTCTAGATTTCTGTTCTAGTTTTATCGTATTTTCTTTCCCCTATCTTCTAATTGCAGAATGAAAATATCAACGGACACTATAAGAATGTCAAGTTTATGTGCGCTGATGTGACATCCCCGGATCTGAATATTTCAGAGGGGTCGGTGGATTTGATATTCTCAAATTGGCTTCTCATGTATCTCTCTGACAAAGAGGTGAACGTTCCTAATCCTTATTCCTACTTGTTATTTAATTTCACAATATGCTTATGGATTTGCTAGTAATTCAGCTTAAGGTTGCACCAGTCTATATATGAAGTATCCTACATAAATATTGTGTGATTTTTTCTTTGGCTCGTTATTTTCTCAATGCCTTCTTTTGTAGTCTTTGTGATGGTTCATCAGGTGTCTTCTTGTTCTTTGAAACTGGTGCAGTCTTTGTGGTTGCAAGTTAGTTTTCTCTAGTACCCTTCTCTACAACTCTGATAATGACTCTGTCTCTTGTGTTTTGTTAACATGGATTGCAGGTGGAGAATCTGGTAGAAATGATGGTCAAATGGTTGAAGGTTGATGGGTTTATTTTCTTCAGAGAGTCTTGTTTTCATCAATCTGGAGATTCTAAGCGAAAATACAACCCAACCCATTACCGGGAACCCGGATTCTACACAAGGGTTTGATTCTTGTTGAAATATTCTTTGAAAGGACTCCACGCTTTGGTAAGTGAACATGTGTGATGAGCTagaaaattattgtttatatcTGTTATATGTATGATAGCACCACTCAGGTTCAAATGTTTATTGAACCAGTAATATTCTAAGTTTCAGGAGATAAAATGAATATAGATTGATGATTCCTAATTGGCTGTTGTTGTTCCCTCGATATAGGTGATTTGTGGTCATTTTTTCAGTTAACCTTATAGGTTGTAAGCAATAACTAACAAGATCTTCATGAAGTTTTGAAAGAGTAGCCATGAACTTACGACACATAAACATTATACATATATACTGTATTGCAGGTGTTTAAAGAATGCCATACACGTGATGGGTCTGGAAATTCTTTCGAACTCTCTCTTATTGGCTGCAAATGCATCTCAGCttatgtgaaaaacaaaaagaaccagAATCAGGCAATGAAACTAGATCATTTGATTTTGTTCCTTTGAGGCTTAATTAGATGGGTTAATTGACAAGATGCAATACTTGCTTGGTGCAGATTTGTTGGATATGGCAGAAAGTTAGTTCATATGAGGATAAGGGGTTCCAGCGATTCTTAGATAATGTTCAGTATAAATCCAATGGCATATTACGTTATGAGCGTGTCTTTCACCAGCACAGGAATTATAGCATTATTACATCCATTCGATCAAGTCAACGATGATAATCAGACAACTCCCATCACAAGGTCTCTCCTTCCAGCAGCGGCCAGAAGCTACAACTCTCTTCAATGAAAAGTCTTCTCTAAATTACAACATAACACACCAGCACAAGAGTCTTCACTCTCCTTTACAACCACTGCACCAACCCTTTATCTCCAATTCTTGATACAAAATCCAACGGGTCTCATCCGGGTTTTCCTGAGTCGCCCGGGTTATGGGTTGACCTGCCAAGTTGACTGAATTGTAGCCCTAGCCGGTATTTTATTAAACCCAAACCGGTTCAGCTACCAGGTCAACCGGATTCCAGGTCAACCCACTGGTTTGGgtcaggtttaataactatggtatTTACAGTtcacaaggttttttttttttgttgagggGAGATACTAAAATGTAATTTCACCCTTATAATATTTTGAGCTATATTATCCttaaaattatatgtattagatcaatataaaatactaaaaaaccctttaatcacttaaaaaatccaaaatcatgccaaataaaaataattattgagttGCAATCACATGTATCATTATGTTATAAGGAGAGAAACTAACTCCATTGAATTCTCCTATCTAAGACAAACCAATTGACTTCAAATACGACTCTTTTAGTGGTTGAAAAGTGGTGGTAGAAAA
The sequence above is drawn from the Populus alba chromosome 15, ASM523922v2, whole genome shotgun sequence genome and encodes:
- the LOC118051014 gene encoding phosphoethanolamine N-methyltransferase 1 — translated: MATHITIPFLFFFKKKNRFFLVLFAFPSFFLSFFFFNYFIDCHFFFNVLEIIYMACITSILDLHWFLFLGLSVEERDIQKKYWMDNISDLSDNAMMRDSKASELDKEERPEILSLLPPYEGKTVLELGAGIGRFTGELAQKAGQVVALDFIESAIKKNENINGHYKNVKFMCADVTSPDLNISEGSVDLIFSNWLLMYLSDKEVENLVEMMVKWLKVDGFIFFRESCFHQSGDSKRKYNPTHYREPGFYTRVFKECHTRDGSGNSFELSLIGCKCISAYVKNKKNQNQICWIWQKVSSYEDKGFQRFLDNVQYKSNGILRYERVFHQHRNYSIITSIRSSQR